Proteins encoded in a region of the Tribolium castaneum strain GA2 chromosome 7, icTriCast1.1, whole genome shotgun sequence genome:
- the shps gene encoding probable flavin-containing monoamine oxidase C isoform X1 — translation MIDTYHVLDADVIIIGAGISGLVAAYALLQKEPTLNLLILEATDRIGGRVISKPLIDKNNDYHMYDIGGHWINPQQKEIIELLAELNVNIEFSSNHFGKIIFDYDGKIFKESKPNAFAFLTVGAKLELARFVTKIENLCKKVRLDPDLAATSMEKFISLNIKHECVKALIEWIILKNFGLKTADLTLGFYVFFCTSSHGIANQLDGLNEFWIKDGATWICNKIMFLANLEPIIKARVGQIKTTRRHSEVTTTRGTFYSSYVIVAVPPSEITKIRFLPPLPRQKLEALKEVSEGKLAQFVITYVRPFWANSGYKGDVHVLRGHCSEKPIISCFDVSAKNESVLMGYFLQSEKNPKDAILKQLAFYFGNEALKPLQVTVEQCKSGSPMCCFKSFGKMCSVQENTDRIFWAGAETSTEWYGTICGAVIAGNRAAREVIYSLRPATLTLDDMRFFGTDLSEINVRNRMYDSYYKKLLNPYNQMSAVVFTILMVFVWNRYLKDVKIKKLLL, via the exons G ACAGAATCGGAGGTCGCGTCATTTCAAAACCCCTCATCGACAAAAACAATGACTACCACATGTACGACATTGGGGGGCACTGGATCAACCCCCAACAAAAAGAAATCATCGAACTTTTAGCCGAATTAAACGTAAATATCGAGTTTAGTTCAAatcattttggaaaaattatcttCGACTACGACgggaaaattttcaaagagAGCAAACCCAACGCATTTGCTTTTCTCACTGTTGGTGCCAAGCTAGAACTTGCACGTTTTGTgacaaaaatcgaaaatctATGCAAAAAAGTGAGACTTGACCCGGATTTGGCCGCCACAAGTATGGAAAAATTCATAAGTTTGAACATCAAACACGAATGCGTGAAAGCGCTAATCGAGTGGattattctcaaaaattttggcCTCAAAACGGCCGATTTGACTCTAGGTTTTTACGTGTTTTTTTGCACTTCGAGTCACGGAATTGCAAACCAATTGGATGGTTTGAACGAATTCTGGATCAAg GACGGGGCAACCTGGATTTGCAATAAAATCatgtttttggcaaatttggAGCCAATAATTAAGGCCCGAGTTGGGCAAATTAAAACGACGCGGCGTCATAGCGAAGTGACCACAACTCGGGGCACTTTCTA ttCTAGTTATGTAATTGTGGCAGTTCCGCCCTccgaaataacaaaaattcgttttttacCACCGCTTCCGCGGCAAAAATTAGAGGCCTTGAAAGAAGTATCAGAAGGAAAATTGGCCCAATTTGTAATAACTTATGTTCGCCCCTTTTGGGCAAATTCCGGTTATAAAGGAGATGTACATGTTTTACGAGGGCATTGTTCAGAAAAGCCCATTATTTCCTGTTTTGACGTAAGTGCAAAGAACGAATCTGTCTTAATgggttattttttgcaaagtgAAAAAAACCCAAAAGACGCGATTTTGAAACAGTTGGCATTTTATTTCGGAAATGAGGCTTTGAAGCCTTTGCAAGTCACAGTAGAGCAGTGTAAAAGTGGTAGTCCGATGTGTTGTTTCAAATCGTTTGGAAAAATGTGCTCAGTTCAAGAAAACACAGACAG GATATTTTGGGCCGGTGCTGAGACTTCCACGGAATGGTATGGGACAATTTGTGGTGCTGTTATTGCAGGAAATCGGGCTGCGAGAGAGGTGATTTATAGCCTAAGGCCGGCTACGTTAACACTTGATGATATGCGATTTTTtgg gaCCGATTTGTCGGAAATAAATGTTCGGAATAGAATGTACGACAGCTATTACAAGAAACTGTTAAATCCTTACAACCAAATGTCGGCTGTTGTGTTCACAATTCTGATGGTGTTTGTGTGGAACAGATATTTGAAagatgttaaaattaaaaaactgttattataa
- the shps gene encoding putative flavin-containing monoamine oxidase AofH isoform X2, giving the protein MYDIGGHWINPQQKEIIELLAELNVNIEFSSNHFGKIIFDYDGKIFKESKPNAFAFLTVGAKLELARFVTKIENLCKKVRLDPDLAATSMEKFISLNIKHECVKALIEWIILKNFGLKTADLTLGFYVFFCTSSHGIANQLDGLNEFWIKDGATWICNKIMFLANLEPIIKARVGQIKTTRRHSEVTTTRGTFYSSYVIVAVPPSEITKIRFLPPLPRQKLEALKEVSEGKLAQFVITYVRPFWANSGYKGDVHVLRGHCSEKPIISCFDVSAKNESVLMGYFLQSEKNPKDAILKQLAFYFGNEALKPLQVTVEQCKSGSPMCCFKSFGKMCSVQENTDRIFWAGAETSTEWYGTICGAVIAGNRAAREVIYSLRPATLTLDDMRFFGTDLSEINVRNRMYDSYYKKLLNPYNQMSAVVFTILMVFVWNRYLKDVKIKKLLL; this is encoded by the exons ATGTACGACATTGGGGGGCACTGGATCAACCCCCAACAAAAAGAAATCATCGAACTTTTAGCCGAATTAAACGTAAATATCGAGTTTAGTTCAAatcattttggaaaaattatcttCGACTACGACgggaaaattttcaaagagAGCAAACCCAACGCATTTGCTTTTCTCACTGTTGGTGCCAAGCTAGAACTTGCACGTTTTGTgacaaaaatcgaaaatctATGCAAAAAAGTGAGACTTGACCCGGATTTGGCCGCCACAAGTATGGAAAAATTCATAAGTTTGAACATCAAACACGAATGCGTGAAAGCGCTAATCGAGTGGattattctcaaaaattttggcCTCAAAACGGCCGATTTGACTCTAGGTTTTTACGTGTTTTTTTGCACTTCGAGTCACGGAATTGCAAACCAATTGGATGGTTTGAACGAATTCTGGATCAAg GACGGGGCAACCTGGATTTGCAATAAAATCatgtttttggcaaatttggAGCCAATAATTAAGGCCCGAGTTGGGCAAATTAAAACGACGCGGCGTCATAGCGAAGTGACCACAACTCGGGGCACTTTCTA ttCTAGTTATGTAATTGTGGCAGTTCCGCCCTccgaaataacaaaaattcgttttttacCACCGCTTCCGCGGCAAAAATTAGAGGCCTTGAAAGAAGTATCAGAAGGAAAATTGGCCCAATTTGTAATAACTTATGTTCGCCCCTTTTGGGCAAATTCCGGTTATAAAGGAGATGTACATGTTTTACGAGGGCATTGTTCAGAAAAGCCCATTATTTCCTGTTTTGACGTAAGTGCAAAGAACGAATCTGTCTTAATgggttattttttgcaaagtgAAAAAAACCCAAAAGACGCGATTTTGAAACAGTTGGCATTTTATTTCGGAAATGAGGCTTTGAAGCCTTTGCAAGTCACAGTAGAGCAGTGTAAAAGTGGTAGTCCGATGTGTTGTTTCAAATCGTTTGGAAAAATGTGCTCAGTTCAAGAAAACACAGACAG GATATTTTGGGCCGGTGCTGAGACTTCCACGGAATGGTATGGGACAATTTGTGGTGCTGTTATTGCAGGAAATCGGGCTGCGAGAGAGGTGATTTATAGCCTAAGGCCGGCTACGTTAACACTTGATGATATGCGATTTTTtgg gaCCGATTTGTCGGAAATAAATGTTCGGAATAGAATGTACGACAGCTATTACAAGAAACTGTTAAATCCTTACAACCAAATGTCGGCTGTTGTGTTCACAATTCTGATGGTGTTTGTGTGGAACAGATATTTGAAagatgttaaaattaaaaaactgttattataa
- the LOC107398780 gene encoding sodium-coupled monocarboxylate transporter 2-like, producing MSGGFFWYDYLIFFIVLAISSGTGIYYGCFGSKQKTVKEYLLGGKKMSTLPIGVSVAVSHFSAIIIMAAPADMYKFGASYNYTMISVVLLGLIAIFVFFPVFFKLQVTSIYEYLEKRFDHKTKLLVSFLYMVTEFVLISISTYAPSLAFAAVTGFPISYIIICVFGTCIFYTTIGGLKTVVWTDIFQVVLVLLSLLIICVIGLNTTGNFSSLWKTALDGGRLDILNFNLDPTDRDSFWSYVIGFTLYWTNYVSLSQSGVQKFLALPTFREWIWAVVFYVITMEIVKIFCFLLGLLIYAHYANCDPFISGKIQRHEQLYPYYAMEIAGQIPGVIGFTLVGLFCATMSTISSTLNAISGVVYKDFLSRFLKSNITEKTSGRILRVTVVIAGILSMLLILILQHLGDILPLVASGASVGSGPAFGVFCLGFLFPKANAKGAFYGGLVSFIFQLIVFVVSKMYRYKKIIVDVHKPFSVSGCEWTNASLVNNNFIKPNNVTLNSEFRFF from the exons ATGTCTGGTGGTTTCTTTTGGTACGACTACCTCATATTTTTCATAGTGTTAGCAATTAGTTCCGGTACCGGAATTTATTATGGCTGTTTTGGAAGCAAGCAAAAAACAGTCAAAGAGTACCTTTTGGGAggcaaaaaaatgtcaactcTACCAATCGGAGTTTCGGTAGCTGTAAG tCACTTTTCGGCAATTATCATAATGGCAGCACCGGCCGACATGTACAAATTTGGAGCGTCTTACAATTATACTATGATTAGCGTAGTACTGCTGGGATTAATagcaatttttgtctttttccccgtttttttcaaactgcAAGTTACCAGCATTTACGAGTATTTGGAAAAACGATTCGATCATAAAACAAAACTTCTGGTGTCGTTTTTGTACATGGTGACGGAGTTTGTTTTGATCTCTATTAGTACTTACGCACCGTCACTGGCATTTGCAGCcg ttACTGGCTTTCCTATTTCGTACATAATTATCTGTGTATTTGGCACTTGTATTTTCTACACTACTATTGGAGGCTTGAAAACCGTAGTTTGGACTGATATTTTCCAAGTTGTGCTTGTTCTATTATCTTTACTTATAATTTGTGTAATCGGTTTAAATACCACTGGAAATTTTTCATCGCTGTGGAAAACAGCACTCGACGGTGGAAGACTCGATATTTTGAA TTTTAATTTAGATCCAACGGATCGTGACAGTTTTTGGTCGTACGTGATTGGTTTTACGTTATATTGGACAAATTACGTGAGTCTTTCACAATCCGGAGTTCAAAAATTTCTAGCGCTACCAACATTTCGTGAATGGATTTG GGCAGTGGTATTTTATGTGATAACAATGgaaattgtgaaaatattttgctttttgcTGGGCCTTTTAATCTATGCACATTACGCAAATTGTGATCCTTTTATAAGTGGAAAAATACAAAGACACGAGCAGTTATATCCATACTACGCTATGGAAATCGCTGGACAAATTCCCGGAGTCATTGGATTTACTTTAGTCGGATTGTTCTGTGCTACTATGAG tacaaTATCATCAACTTTAAATGCCATTTCTGGTGTCGTTTACAAAGATTTCCTTTCgcgatttttaaaaagcaaTATTACCGAAAAAACGTCTGGTAGAATTTTGAGAGTGACTGTTGTCATTGCTGGTATTTTAAGTATGCTTCTAATACTGATTTTGCAACACTTGGGGGATATTCTCCCTCTCGTAGCCAGTGGAGCTTCCGTAGGAAGTGGACCAGCATTTGGTGTATTTTGTTTAGGTTTTCTTTTCCCGAAAGCTAACGCCAAG GGTGCATTTTACGGAGGTCTTGTGTCGTTTATATTTCAACTTATCGTATTCGTTGTCTCCAAAATGTAtcgatacaaaaaaatcattgttgaTGTTCATAAACCGTTTTCTGTGAGTGGATGTGAATGGACTAATGCTTCTTTGGtgaataacaattttataaaGCCAAATAATGTTACTTTAAATTCAGA gtttaggtttttttag